The Phragmites australis chromosome 13, lpPhrAust1.1, whole genome shotgun sequence DNA window GCAAAGATGCAGAAGATTAATCAATAACATTAATATGATGTTACACATATTGATTTGAAAGTTAGGAATGTAAGCATCATGTAAAATTTTGGTTAATTAAATTCAGGTGCACGTGCACAATACAACAAAAAGATAAATCAAGAAGTGCTTTGAAAAATCTAGAATCAGGAAGAAAATGAATAATACCTCATGGCTAAGGTGCCACAAGTTTCGATCTCGGCTGTATATTGATTTCTTTGAAACTGGAACTGGTACATTATGTTTCTTTGCGTACTCAATAGCATCTTCACGTCCTGTGATATCCCACTCCCTCCAAGGTGCCACCACTTTAAGTTCAGGATTTAAAGCATAAAATGTAAGCTCAAAGCGAACCTGCAGAAAAGGTTAGCATAAGATGACTGTCCATATTAATATTCAGACTAACAGCATATTTACCTGATCATTGCCTTTTCCAGTGCATCCATGAGCAACTGCATCTGCGCCAACTTCCTCGGCAACATCAACCATTGCCTACAATGGAGATATAATTGCTTAATATACGTCTGTTAGGCCATAGCACTTGGTGCCTTCCGAAGCATAAGAGTATATTAATACTGTGAATACAGCCCCCACCCTAAAGATCTTCAAGGATATATGCAATGTTTGGTATATCATAGCAAGTATATTAGTTCAATATTTCATTCATTCAACCACTTATGAGACTTATATTTAAGTTTAGCTCCCAAAAAGCTTACAGATCAAATCTTATCCCGCATAGAAAGAACATAAACTAACAAAAAATAACTCATACAAGAAATAAATGAAGTGCATATCTAGTACAGCTGAGGAGCATAGTTTAGCACATTGTGTAATGGCTTGAATAGCCTACTCAGTGGTGGAACCAGGGCCAGGGCTGCCGAATCTGCAGCCCTGGCTCCTGCAGAGATTCCCACAGATAGCACGTTAGTAGGCAATGCCAATTAAACAAAGATGTGTTGCGTTGTTGGTTGGTATGTCACGCAGCGCAGCACATGATGTGATAGAGAGCTCAAATCATGACTGCCCACTTATCTTTTGCATCTTTTCCATTTAAGTCACTTCGTTTCTTATGTGTGACACATGTTAACGCACTCTAACCCATGGTAAGATTCTTGTTCCACCCCTAGTCCTACTGCATGATGCCTATAAATTCACAATAGGATAACTGATCAGATCATTCCAATGTCAGACATCAGCCACCTACACTCGGCACTAGACTAGCacatcaataaaaaataaagacgAATATCCAAAGCTTGTCGCTGAAACTTTTATGGAacaaataagaaataaaaagtattaaagaaaaaacttgcCAAGCCAATGTATATCAAGAAATAAATCATGTTCTACTGAAACAGATCTGAAATCTACAGGAGGGAATGGCTACCAAAAGGTACATCAATTTTACATCAGTGATTTCGATGATGTTGTAATTATAGTTCAAATGATATTTCTTCCAGCGTGTGTATGTGCACATTTTTCAACAACACACTGAACCGTGGTGTTAATTAAAGCTCAAGGAAATATGCATATCAAATTTTACTTGTAAGAAAATTCTAACACAAACATTCTTGGTGATTATACATAAACAAGATGCAATCATTGTATCAATTTTTCACCTTAGCAATAACAGGCCGAGCCATTGAAGTCCCAAGCAGATACTTTCTTTCATAAACTGCACCGGCACGCAGGCAGGGGTATATATATTCACTAACAAATTCTTCTTTCAAGTCCTTCACGACAAGCTGGCATGCACCACTAGCTTTTGCCTTCTTCTCCAATCCTTCCAATTCAATGGCACCCTAAGGAGGATTTAGTATACGTATTGGACTGATGGTTAACAAGAAAGAAATGGGTAGAAAATAGAAGCTATGATGTGATGATACCACATTTACTTAATGACAaccaaacaaaatatatcactaGAAGGTTAGAATGTAGAAGAAacacaaaattacaaatttaggGACAACAAAAAGCCATAGGAGCAACAGGtgaataaatcattaattttgAAACCCCTGACAAAAAATACAACCAGCAGAAGAATATGTAAGTAAACTGCTAATAAGTAACAAACAGATAtgggagagaaagaaacagAGATATGTCATCATGGCACCGCAACCTAGAGGAAAGTATAGCCGGTTCATTATGTATGCTTGAGAGTTAGTCAAGTTCTGATATACCACTGCATACCTGACCAACATCAGCAGTGAAACAGACGACTTCACAACCATAGTTCTCCCTTCAATTAATAAATCAAAAGGACATTGTTTGCACGCATCAGATCAATATAGACTTTAAGCTTGATAAAAGCCGTACTGAACACCAAGAAATATTTATACCTGAGCCATGGAACAATCACAGATGTATCCAAGCCACCACTATAAGCTAAAACAACTTTATTTAATTTGCCACGCAGTCCACCATTCTTTTGATCGCCACTACTAGCAGTTGAGATTGCACCTTGCTCGTTTCCAGTTGCCATTGCACACCTGATAGCTGCATATTCAAACAAGTCAACTATGATTTTGCATATCGGATATTTGATGAATGATCAAATTCAGAATGTGAAGTCCACACAAGGTTAGGAAATCTAGCAGAAAACAGATGATGTTGATAGCATATGCTAAATTGCAGAACCAGGGATCAATTCTACAAGTGAATGCACACAAAACAAACATGAGTTACAGAAGGCAACAGCATGTAGCATCACTTACCTTGGCCATTACAGGCCTTATTCCGGTGTCGCCGAACTTGAACAGCGGTTGCACCAGGGAGGCCACTAGACAGCGCTGCCACCTAACATCCACATCAGCAGTTACACTTGCACAGGTGTGATTCTCGATTCTTCAAACAAGtgtgaaacaaaagaaaaaaatagtaacaaTAATAACCTAATTGGGTACCTTCTGAATGAAGCAGGACGAACTCGAGTCCAGACGGACGCTAAACCCTACACATGCGCAAGAATTTCATCAGGGTGTCCACACAAGCATCTTACAAAGCCTAAAAATTAATCAGCAAAAAGAGCGTGATAGCCCTATCTAGCATCCACGCAACGCCAGACGGGGCCGGTGTTGACGCAGCGAACGGGTCTGAAAAGGGTTTTAGCTGAACCCTTGAACAAAGATTTTGGAGCACAAGCTGTCGTTGCCCTTACGGTGAACAAATGAAATCAGTAACCTGATCTATGGAGGAAAGATGAATCCGCAACCAACCGGGCGGATTGGAGAACCCATCGATCCATCCatcccagaaaaaaaaaagtgggtTTGGTTGCTCACCACGAAGACAAGACTCGAGCAGACCTCAAGCTAGAAAGCTGCGGCTTACCAGCAAATCGGGAGGGACCACCCGCCGACGCCATTCGAGTAGAGGAGGAGAACCAGAGACGGCGTGCTCCGCTGGGGGGAGATGGGCTGGCGGCGGCCGCGTGAATGAGCATTAAGGGGTTTGCCCTAGGAGATGGTGTGCGACAGTGcgagacttttttttttaagaaagggGAAATCTATTAATTTAGAAGCAGTACTTCCCTAAGGGTTTTACAAACAAGACcctgaaagaaacaaaaattacatataACAGCACAAAGGTCATGTTCTTCTCCGGTAGCCTCCGCCATAACTGGACATCGGGACCGAAGCCTTGTACTTCTCCCTGTCTATCGAGGACTCGTAAACTTTTCGATGTCGCAAGAGTTAGCACCTCGGACAACTGAGACACATATGAACCAATGAACGAGCACGGCCAACATGCAGATGCAAAGAACCCTTGAAGGTCTTGTGCATCTTCCAGGGCTCTGATCCCATTCGCCGCAATGCAATCAAATCGGAAACAGATCTTCTTGCTTCACCGATGGGGGACTCCAAACGATGTTGAGGCCGCATCAAACGGTGACATGGATTTCCACCCAAGATGCATCTTCGAACACACTGAACAGATTTTGGTCGTCGCCCTATCGATGGaagcaaaggaaaaggattgaCGTGACCCCACACATGAGAACTTGAGTGAAGGCACCCAGATAGATCACCCACCGTCGTTAGCGTCACCGCTGACGACGAGGAAAGAAAACCCACTAAAGGGGATGAGCAAGACTTCCCCCTTTTTTCACAAAAAGAAGTAAACTAACCTCTAATCCGCCAGCCCAGTGACCTTGAAGACGTCAGCATCgccgtcatcttcatcactagcTCCGGCTTGGAGGGCCAAAAACACCAATGGACaccccaccaccgccaccgagAACTAAACCCTAACTACACCAGTGCGAGATTTTTTGAGAGGCACCGTAGGGGTGGAATAGGGCCGGGCTGATCGGAGGCCATCACCCATTGACCATGGTGGCCGAGGCCAATTACCGGTCATCGCTGCTCTATGTTGGCTA harbors:
- the LOC133888418 gene encoding argininosuccinate synthase, chloroplastic; translated protein: MLIHAAAASPSPPSGARRLWFSSSTRMASAGGPSRFAGFSVRLDSSSSCFIQKVAALSSGLPGATAVQVRRHRNKACNGQAIRCAMATGNEQGAISTASSGDQKNGGLRGKLNKVVLAYSGGLDTSVIVPWLRENYGCEVVCFTADVGQGAIELEGLEKKAKASGACQLVVKDLKEEFVSEYIYPCLRAGAVYERKYLLGTSMARPVIAKAMVDVAEEVGADAVAHGCTGKGNDQVRFELTFYALNPELKVVAPWREWDITGREDAIEYAKKHNVPVPVSKKSIYSRDRNLWHLSHEGDILEDPANEPKEDMYMMSVAPENAPSEPEYLEIGIIAGVPVSINGQDISPASLLAELNEIGGKHGIGRIDMVENRLVGMKSRGVYETPGGTIMATAVRELEALTLDRETMQWKDMLALKYAELVYAGRWFDPLRQAIDMFMEKLTATTTGSVTLKLYKGSVNVTSRKSPYSLYREDISSFENGEIYNQADAEGFIRLYGLPTRVRAMLEKGI